ATGAGCAAACCCTTGCCGTTGGATGACTTGGCAGGCGCGCCGTTGATTGGCTTGTCCAGCGCTGACCCGTTGGCGGCCAAGCTCGACAGCTACATGGAAAACGTCGACCCGCCGCCACGGGTGAGCATTTGCGTACAGACCTATTCCCTGGCCCGGGCGATGGTGGAATCCGGCGCCGGCTTGACCGTGATCGACCCGTTTACGGCCTTGGGCGCCTCAACGGCCACCACGTGCATCCGCACGCTCAGCCCGCCGCTGCCGATCACCCTGTATGCCCTGACCCGTGCGGATGAGCCGCCGCCCCATATGTTGGCGAACCTGGTGGAGATCTTTGGCGCTCGCGCCCGCGAGCTGCTCGATCGCTTGTAATGTGAGAGCTGGCTTGCCTGCGATGCAGGCGACTCGGTCTATCAGTTTGACCGGGGCGATGCTATCGCAGGCAAGCCAGCTCCCACATTCAAAGCACGTAATGCATGATCGCCACAAAGTGCAGCAAGCTGCCGCCGATCACAAACAAGTGCCAGATCCCATGGGAATGGCGCAGGCGATCTTCCAGGGCAAAAAAGATGATGCCGACGGTGTACAACACCCCGCCCGAGGCCAGCCACACAAACCCGGCCGTGCCCAGCGCAGCGAGCAGCGGCTTGACCGCCACCAGCACGATCCAGCCCATCACCGCATAGATCACAATCGACAAAATGCGTGCCTCGGAACGCGGCTTGATCTCTTGCAGGATGCCGATCACCGCCAGCCCCCACACAATCCCGAACAGCGTCCAGCCCCACGGCCCGCGCAGTGTCACCAGGCAAAACGGCGTGTAACTGCCGGCGATCAGCAAGTAGATCGAAAAGTGATCAACCTTCTGCATGATCGCTTTTCGCCGCCCGCGTACGCTGTGGTACACGGTCGACGCGCTGTACAGCACCAGCAGCGTAAAACCGTAAATCGCCACGCTGACGATCTTCCAGGGGCTGCCGTCCAGGCTCGCCACCACCAGCATCCACACTGCGCCGACAAAAGCGGCTACCGCCCCGACCAAATGGCTCCAGGCGTTGAATCGTTCCCCGTGATACATGTGTCACTCACCTCGAATAACCGTTATCACCTTGAGCATTCTGACGCCACCCAACCCCTATCAGGTAACACCCTTTCTTCATTTGCCCAAATACACACGTCCATAGATGATTCGCTTCATCCTGTGGGAGCTGGCTTGCGATAAGGGCCTAACATTCAACATTTCCCTCGACTGTTACGCCGCTATCGCAGGCA
The sequence above is a segment of the Pseudomonas sp. R76 genome. Coding sequences within it:
- the trhA gene encoding PAQR family membrane homeostasis protein TrhA — its product is MYHGERFNAWSHLVGAVAAFVGAVWMLVVASLDGSPWKIVSVAIYGFTLLVLYSASTVYHSVRGRRKAIMQKVDHFSIYLLIAGSYTPFCLVTLRGPWGWTLFGIVWGLAVIGILQEIKPRSEARILSIVIYAVMGWIVLVAVKPLLAALGTAGFVWLASGGVLYTVGIIFFALEDRLRHSHGIWHLFVIGGSLLHFVAIMHYVL